In Lewinellaceae bacterium, a single window of DNA contains:
- a CDS encoding CHAT domain-containing protein has product MKNTILLFLLLPFFAVGQVDTTAVRAEVDSLIDSGEKLARFGQTSEVLEIAERTKLLVENHLGKEDKRYASCLQLFGLYYLVTGNYLGSDSMFLRVKKIQEEDLRTEDEEYGKTLNYLGHVNWRLGNYELAEDYFLEANRIWQSLFGIEHLNYAGGLNNLGILYMDMGHLESAAILLEKTYEIRKIIKGEKSQETAASLGNLGILYKRMGKYKEAEEKYLQAKKIWEETVGKEHVSYIKEIGNLGVLYIQLGLYDLAEANLTEAKILQLKINGKDNQEFVNILTSLGLLYLSTGNHELAEQEFKEAKEIWFEIHGNRHPYYASILGNLGIVYFESQKYELAEKVLTESREIWLDIFGKQSEDYAFNTYNLGHLYEKMGKIDLAESYLIEANEIIQEINGFKHPSVGKLMYGLANFYWRKNSNRLASEYIRKSLTLQNYLITEACKHLSEKELYSNVKLYEKKKDGLFSFISTPGADFVPLDTLQAFKSLCYDNSLLHKGFLLNAALKVRNIPAADSTANAKYNSLLSYHRRLAAEYAKPIAERQNVAELEEKANALEKELVRTVAGYGDAIRQVEWPEVRDALQPGEAAVEFVHYDYYTPDPTDSVMYAALVLRPGDEAPRFIPLFEEKELQALLQENPRDKKAYLNELYGPKKKKAASPSLHRLIWQPLEELLADAETVYASPSGLLHRINLGAVMMNKRKSWADRHELVLLGSTRQLTNNQQPPLTTSLLTTSPPVTATLYGGIRYDMDSTAIARANQGEPPIASIGGELPFFPPERSERSLLWEELPGTAKEAEEIAAIIKKQKGEAEALKGYNATEESFKRLGQDGPSPRILHIATHGYFYPDPAPPSPPEGGELAASSPSLGGGWGEAPPFKISDHPMIRSGLAMAGGNQAWRGRHVPKGLEDGILTAYEVSQVDLRNTELVVLSACETGLGDIEGNEGVYGLQRAFKIAGADKLIMSLWNVPDAQTKEMMVLFYRNWLEEGMELNEAFRAAQGEMRKRYGEHYYWAAFVLIE; this is encoded by the coding sequence ATGAAAAACACGATTCTTCTCTTTCTTTTGCTTCCTTTTTTTGCGGTTGGGCAGGTGGATACTACGGCGGTGCGGGCGGAGGTGGATAGTTTGATTGATTCAGGCGAAAAACTTGCCCGTTTTGGCCAAACCTCAGAGGTATTAGAAATCGCTGAAAGAACTAAACTCTTAGTGGAAAACCACCTGGGGAAAGAAGATAAAAGATATGCATCTTGTCTCCAATTATTTGGCTTGTATTATTTAGTCACTGGAAATTATTTGGGGTCGGATAGCATGTTTTTGAGGGTGAAGAAAATTCAGGAAGAAGACCTGAGGACAGAAGATGAAGAGTACGGCAAAACTTTGAACTATTTGGGTCATGTGAACTGGCGTTTGGGAAATTATGAGCTAGCCGAAGATTATTTTCTTGAGGCGAATAGGATTTGGCAGAGCTTATTTGGCATCGAGCACCTGAATTATGCAGGCGGGTTAAACAATTTAGGCATTCTCTATATGGACATGGGGCATCTCGAATCGGCAGCGATTCTTCTTGAGAAAACCTACGAGATTCGAAAAATAATCAAGGGAGAGAAATCTCAGGAAACAGCGGCGAGTTTGGGTAACCTTGGAATTCTATACAAAAGGATGGGCAAATATAAAGAAGCAGAAGAGAAATATTTGCAGGCGAAAAAGATTTGGGAAGAAACTGTGGGTAAAGAACATGTTAGTTATATTAAGGAAATAGGCAATTTAGGGGTTTTGTACATTCAGCTGGGCCTTTATGATTTAGCAGAAGCTAATTTAACAGAGGCGAAAATCCTTCAACTGAAAATAAATGGGAAAGATAACCAGGAATTTGTCAATATATTGACTAGTCTTGGATTATTATACTTATCAACGGGAAATCATGAATTAGCTGAGCAGGAATTCAAAGAAGCAAAGGAAATTTGGTTTGAAATTCACGGGAATAGACACCCCTATTATGCCTCGATTTTAGGAAATCTGGGAATAGTGTACTTCGAAAGCCAAAAATATGAATTGGCTGAAAAGGTTTTAACAGAATCCCGAGAGATTTGGCTTGATATTTTTGGAAAGCAAAGCGAGGATTATGCTTTCAATACCTATAATTTGGGGCATTTATATGAAAAAATGGGGAAGATAGACCTTGCTGAATCCTATCTGATTGAAGCAAATGAAATAATTCAAGAAATAAATGGCTTCAAACACCCATCAGTAGGGAAACTCATGTATGGCCTGGCTAATTTTTACTGGAGAAAAAATAGCAATAGATTAGCAAGTGAATATATAAGGAAGTCCCTTACCCTTCAAAATTATTTGATTACCGAAGCCTGTAAACACCTTTCCGAAAAGGAACTCTATTCTAATGTAAAGCTCTATGAGAAGAAAAAGGATGGGTTGTTCTCTTTCATATCTACACCAGGCGCAGATTTTGTGCCTTTAGACACTCTTCAGGCATTTAAATCCTTATGTTATGACAATAGCCTATTGCACAAAGGCTTTTTATTGAATGCGGCATTAAAAGTCAGAAATATACCGGCTGCTGATTCTACAGCTAATGCAAAATACAATTCCTTATTATCCTACCACCGCCGCCTCGCCGCCGAATACGCCAAACCCATCGCCGAGCGCCAAAACGTAGCCGAACTCGAGGAAAAGGCCAACGCCCTCGAAAAGGAGCTCGTCCGCACCGTGGCGGGCTACGGTGACGCCATCCGGCAGGTGGAGTGGCCGGAAGTGCGGGATGCCCTGCAGCCCGGCGAAGCCGCCGTCGAGTTCGTCCATTATGATTACTACACCCCTGATCCGACAGATAGCGTGATGTACGCCGCCCTTGTCCTCCGCCCCGGCGACGAAGCCCCCCGCTTCATCCCCCTCTTCGAAGAAAAAGAGCTGCAAGCCTTGCTCCAGGAAAACCCCAGAGATAAAAAAGCATACCTCAATGAGCTGTACGGCCCCAAGAAGAAAAAAGCAGCCTCCCCCAGCCTCCACCGCCTCATCTGGCAGCCTCTGGAAGAGCTGCTGGCGGATGCCGAAACGGTTTACGCCTCCCCCTCGGGCCTGCTGCACCGCATCAACCTCGGGGCCGTGATGATGAACAAGCGGAAAAGCTGGGCGGACCGGCATGAGCTCGTACTGCTGGGCAGTACCCGCCAATTAACCAATAACCAACAGCCCCCTCTCACCACCTCACTTCTCACTACTTCACCACCTGTAACCGCCACCCTCTACGGCGGCATCCGCTACGATATGGACAGCACCGCCATCGCCCGGGCCAATCAGGGGGAGCCGCCCATTGCTTCCATTGGCGGCGAATTGCCATTCTTCCCCCCGGAACGCTCCGAACGCAGCCTGTTGTGGGAGGAACTCCCGGGCACTGCCAAGGAGGCGGAGGAGATCGCAGCGATAATAAAAAAACAGAAAGGGGAGGCCGAAGCGCTTAAAGGATACAACGCCACTGAAGAATCCTTCAAGCGGTTGGGGCAGGACGGCCCTTCTCCCCGCATTCTCCATATAGCCACTCATGGGTATTTCTATCCGGACCCAGCCCCCCCCAGCCCCCCCGAGGGAGGGGAATTGGCAGCCAGCTCCCCCTCCCTTGGAGGGGGCTGGGGGGAGGCTCCTCCCTTCAAGATATCCGACCACCCCATGATCCGCTCCGGCCTGGCAATGGCGGGTGGCAACCAGGCCTGGCGCGGCCGGCATGTGCCCAAGGGCCTGGAAGACGGCATCCTCACCGCCTACGAAGTCAGCCAGGTGGATCTGAGGAACACGGAGCTCGTCGTCCTCTCCGCCTGCGAGACGGGGCTGGGCGACATTGAGGGCAATGAGGGCGTATACGGCCTGCAGCGGGCCTTCAAGATCGCCGGGGCGGATAAGCTCATCATGAGCCTGTGGAATGTACCGGATGCGCAGACGAAGGAGATGATGGTGCTCTTTTACCGCAACTGGCTGGAGGAGGGGATGGAGTTGAATGAGGCGTTCCGGGCGGCGCAGGGGGAGATGCGGAAGCGGTATGGGGAGCATTATTATTGGGCGGCTTTCGTCCTTATTGAATAA
- a CDS encoding C1 family peptidase has product MRLFVLSTILLFFIFQAMGQGVILDDEAYEKTPLVEKDPDRGRIPTAVDLRPYCPRPGDQGGLPSCAAWSLANAMTIQQAFAKEQTDPGKIEKMRFSVAYIYNQAGDCYRGATFPDCLELLEQKGDCPAALLPYSQDCAPIPENRHHARARANRIKGYRRVFSLSAGMDEKIESILDEVGSYRPVVVACKIPFNFRNNIPEFRGAWPAEELHAMVVAGYNEIAETFTLMNSYGPDWGDQGFFEMDWETLGKVAWYGYVLEVK; this is encoded by the coding sequence ATGCGATTGTTTGTCTTATCCACAATTCTGCTTTTTTTTATTTTCCAGGCCATGGGCCAGGGCGTGATCCTCGACGATGAAGCTTATGAAAAAACGCCTCTGGTAGAAAAAGACCCGGATCGGGGAAGGATTCCAACCGCTGTTGACCTGCGCCCATACTGCCCCCGGCCGGGAGACCAGGGCGGCCTGCCGTCCTGCGCCGCCTGGTCGCTGGCCAACGCGATGACCATTCAGCAGGCTTTCGCAAAGGAACAAACCGACCCCGGTAAAATTGAAAAGATGCGGTTCTCTGTGGCGTATATCTACAACCAGGCTGGCGATTGCTACCGGGGCGCCACTTTCCCAGACTGCCTGGAACTGCTGGAACAAAAGGGCGACTGCCCGGCGGCCTTGCTGCCCTACTCCCAGGATTGCGCTCCAATTCCGGAAAACCGGCACCACGCCCGCGCCCGCGCCAACCGGATAAAAGGTTACCGGAGAGTATTCAGCCTGTCGGCCGGTATGGATGAAAAGATCGAAAGCATCCTGGACGAGGTAGGGAGCTATCGGCCGGTCGTAGTCGCCTGTAAAATCCCCTTCAATTTCCGAAACAATATCCCTGAATTCAGAGGCGCCTGGCCGGCCGAAGAACTGCACGCCATGGTGGTGGCCGGCTACAACGAAATCGCGGAGACCTTCACCCTGATGAACAGCTACGGCCCCGACTGGGGTGACCAGGGCTTTTTTGAGATGGACTGGGAGACGCTGGGGAAAGTGGCGTGGTATGGGTATGTGCTGGAGGTGAAGTGA
- a CDS encoding sigma-70 family RNA polymerase sigma factor, which translates to MNENEAQATLKEVVGRVGTGDARAEALLYRYLDQECYPKIERYLRNRGGSPEDSRDHFQDAVIVLLEAIKGEKFAFNPISFSSYGGQLCAYLMSVVKNLWRKELRWRGRSGGTEEERIEDTISTDLFSALLKDKFQSLGEGCQQVLALYFKEGLSARVIAGRLGKKTEEVNTQLSNCVGSLLKGIGQYLGSDHQGQLMELMSEGMEGLEERCRTILELFYFERKSMSELAEQLGYANAHSVTEQKRRCMERLNYAVVKRLMNP; encoded by the coding sequence ATGAACGAGAACGAAGCACAGGCTACGCTTAAAGAAGTAGTGGGCAGGGTGGGCACCGGCGACGCCCGGGCGGAAGCGCTGCTGTACCGGTACCTGGACCAGGAGTGTTACCCTAAGATCGAACGTTACCTGCGCAACCGGGGCGGCTCGCCGGAGGACAGCCGGGACCATTTCCAGGATGCCGTCATTGTTCTGCTGGAAGCCATTAAAGGCGAAAAATTTGCCTTTAACCCGATCAGCTTTAGTTCCTACGGCGGGCAGCTGTGCGCCTATCTGATGAGCGTTGTCAAGAACCTGTGGCGAAAAGAACTACGCTGGCGCGGCCGGAGCGGGGGGACAGAAGAAGAACGAATAGAAGATACGATTAGCACAGACCTTTTTTCGGCCTTGTTAAAAGACAAATTTCAATCCCTGGGAGAAGGCTGTCAGCAGGTCCTCGCCCTTTACTTTAAGGAAGGGCTTTCGGCGAGGGTCATCGCCGGGAGACTAGGGAAAAAGACGGAAGAAGTGAATACCCAATTGTCCAATTGCGTAGGCAGCCTTCTAAAGGGAATAGGCCAGTACCTGGGGAGTGATCATCAGGGGCAGCTAATGGAGTTGATGAGTGAGGGCATGGAAGGCCTCGAGGAGCGCTGCCGGACAATACTGGAACTGTTCTATTTCGAACGAAAGAGCATGAGCGAACTGGCGGAGCAACTGGGCTATGCAAACGCCCACTCCGTTACCGAACAAAAGAGAAGGTGTATGGAACGGCTGAATTATGCCGTCGTGAAGCGGTTGATGAACCCTTGA
- a CDS encoding AAA family ATPase — protein MKELPIGRQVFPEFIEQDLLYVDKTRFVWELVRQGKFYFLSRPRRFGKTLLLSTLKAFFEGREELFRGLYLHGQVKEWKKQPVVHIDYSLVSYKDGKSIFQQSLLNHLQDIASDHGLTLENSILGDAFTELVRTLHSQYGKVVVLVDEYDKAMVDTLTNEDQFEENRAVLRDLYGAMKGLDEYFRFVMLTGVSRFAKVSVFSGLNNLEDISMDSAFSNIVGFTQEELEANFEPRLKKVQEKFDLSWEALMEQYKYQYNGYSWDGQSTLYNPFSVLKSLKEQDFGNYWFSTGTPTFLIDLIRKQKELPEGLERVTVSDLTGHSANLKTLPLHALLFQTGYLTVKHAEYDGFNRYFHLGYPNREVQHAFTTYLLAMFVGKDEFAVQPEAIHLRKALQTEDTERFLKILGSFLADIPARLHLPKEAYYHSLVYMILRLVGMKLLLEKETDKGRLDAVLELPDKVYVIEFKFGSGTRVKNVKTLSRQALAQIEKKQYYEPYLGGGKKVILFGIGFLDKALDGRVKVFSPS, from the coding sequence ATGAAAGAATTACCCATCGGCAGGCAGGTTTTCCCGGAGTTCATCGAGCAGGATTTGTTGTATGTGGACAAGACGCGTTTTGTTTGGGAACTGGTACGGCAGGGCAAGTTCTATTTTCTGTCCCGCCCCCGCCGTTTTGGTAAAACATTGTTGTTGAGCACGTTGAAGGCATTTTTCGAAGGGCGGGAGGAGCTGTTCAGGGGGCTGTATCTCCATGGACAGGTAAAGGAGTGGAAAAAGCAGCCGGTGGTGCATATTGATTATTCATTGGTCAGTTACAAAGATGGAAAATCCATTTTCCAGCAGTCGCTGCTCAATCATCTGCAGGATATTGCCTCTGATCATGGGCTTACCCTCGAAAATTCTATTCTTGGAGATGCATTTACGGAGCTGGTCCGAACCTTGCACAGCCAATATGGTAAAGTTGTTGTATTGGTGGATGAATACGACAAGGCAATGGTGGATACGCTTACAAATGAGGATCAATTTGAGGAAAACAGAGCGGTTCTGCGCGATTTGTATGGCGCTATGAAAGGCTTAGATGAATATTTTCGCTTCGTCATGCTGACCGGAGTAAGCCGGTTTGCCAAGGTGAGCGTTTTTTCGGGACTGAACAACCTGGAGGACATCTCCATGGACAGCGCCTTCTCCAACATCGTAGGTTTCACCCAGGAAGAATTGGAGGCCAATTTCGAACCGCGCCTGAAAAAAGTACAGGAAAAATTCGATTTATCATGGGAAGCGCTTATGGAACAATACAAATACCAGTACAACGGCTATTCCTGGGATGGCCAAAGTACCCTCTACAACCCGTTCTCGGTATTGAAAAGCCTGAAAGAACAAGATTTTGGCAACTACTGGTTTTCCACTGGCACTCCTACCTTTCTCATCGATTTGATCAGAAAGCAAAAAGAACTACCGGAAGGCCTGGAACGAGTAACCGTTTCTGATCTTACCGGGCACTCCGCCAATTTAAAGACATTACCCCTCCATGCGCTTTTGTTTCAAACTGGCTATTTGACGGTCAAACATGCCGAGTACGATGGGTTCAACCGCTATTTTCACTTGGGTTATCCCAATCGGGAAGTACAACATGCCTTTACCACTTACCTGCTGGCTATGTTTGTCGGTAAAGACGAATTTGCGGTGCAACCGGAAGCTATCCATTTGCGGAAAGCTTTGCAGACAGAGGATACGGAGCGATTTCTGAAAATCCTGGGCAGTTTTCTGGCGGACATCCCGGCCCGGTTGCACCTTCCTAAGGAGGCATATTACCATTCCCTGGTCTATATGATCTTACGGCTTGTAGGCATGAAACTGCTGCTGGAAAAAGAAACGGATAAAGGCCGCCTTGACGCCGTACTGGAACTACCCGATAAAGTTTATGTTATAGAATTCAAATTCGGCTCAGGCACTCGCGTTAAAAACGTCAAAACGCTCTCCCGGCAAGCCCTCGCCCAGATCGAGAAAAAGCAGTACTACGAACCCTACCTGGGCGGTGGCAAAAAGGTCATCCTTTTCGGAATCGGTTTTCTGGATAAGGCGTTGGATGGGAGGGTCAAGGTGTTTTCGCCTTCTTGA